A window of the Hordeum vulgare subsp. vulgare chromosome 5H, MorexV3_pseudomolecules_assembly, whole genome shotgun sequence genome harbors these coding sequences:
- the LOC123452615 gene encoding vacuolar protein sorting-associated protein 32 homolog 2-like — protein sequence MFNRLFGKPKEQANAGALATLDKLNETLDMLEKKEKVLEKKAGAELERAKEFSKAKNKRAAIQSLKRKKLYEQQIEQLGNFQLRIHDQMIMLEAAKATTETVDALRTGAKAMKAMQKATNIDDVDKTMDEINEQTENMKQIQDALSAPLGASADFDEDELEAELEELEGAELESQLLEPVVTIPIHTAPVPGKAQPTRPAPQKASAEEDELAALQAEMAL from the exons ATGTTCAACAGGTTATTTGGGAAGCCCAAGGAGCAGGCTAATGCCGGCGCGCTGGCCACTTTGGACAAGTTAAACGAG ACTCTTGATATgctggagaagaaagagaaagtgtTAGAGAAAAAAGCAGGTGCTGAGCTTGAGAGGGCCAAGGAGTTCtcaaaagcaaagaataaaagAG CGGCTATCCAATCATTGAAGAGGAAAAAACTTTATGAGCAGCAAATTGAGCAGCTTGGGAATTTCCAGTTGAGGATCCATGATCAG ATGATCATGTTAGAAGCTGCTAAAGCTACGACAGAGACTGTGGATgcattgaggactggagctaaAGCTATGAAAGCGATGCAAAAAGCAAC AAATATTGATGATGTCGACAAGACTATGGACGAAATTAATGAACAGACAGAAAACATGAAACAAATACAAGATGCTCTGTCAGCTCCTCTTGGAGCTTCTGCTGATTTTGACGAG GATGAACTGGAAGCTGAGCTGGAAGAGTTGGAGGGAGCAGAGTTGGAATCCCAACTACTGGAGCCTGTTGTAACTATTCCTATTCATACGGCGCCTGTCCCAGGCAAGGCGCAACCAACTCGCCCTGCTCCACAGAAAGCCTCGGCTGAGGAGGATGAGCTTGCTGCACTGCAAGCTGAAATGGCATTGTGA